A window of Fictibacillus halophilus contains these coding sequences:
- a CDS encoding MFS transporter yields MAETIAVHQKSKTESLFRKRSFLFIWAITICSSFSIAIFQFSQSWYVVKTLDKEASLGIVFIAANVPRILFMAIGGVLADRMSRTKILFVANFLRTCLLVGLLIMLATGHLSLLSFIIFGLFFGALDAFVWPANGSLLPNVVDQSQLTRANSVIQTTQQSSLILGPMIGGLLVASSGGYMLSFGVPAVMLLLAAILAYLLNVPATISSSTAKPGMWQSIKEGIDVVRQSAFLKALFLSTIFLNVFVIGPLMMGLPIFVKKVLDGSALDFSFIEGAMALGMLISSVIIGILNIKKRRGLMVTVSLFAMNIFFFLFSQSSSLYACMLTIFLIGITFPATNIPLISAVQSSVDKNMLGRLMGLLTMASMGLAPLSLAATSILISYGFSIENIMSGGALSLIVVNLLIMWKLPALRKME; encoded by the coding sequence ATGGCTGAAACAATTGCTGTACACCAGAAAAGTAAAACAGAGTCCCTGTTCAGAAAGCGTTCCTTTTTATTCATATGGGCGATAACGATTTGTTCTTCTTTTTCAATCGCTATTTTTCAATTCTCACAGAGCTGGTACGTCGTAAAAACTTTAGACAAAGAAGCTTCACTTGGCATTGTATTTATTGCAGCCAACGTACCTCGTATTTTATTTATGGCTATTGGCGGGGTACTGGCAGATCGAATGAGTCGAACGAAGATTTTGTTCGTCGCTAACTTTTTAAGAACCTGTTTGTTAGTTGGCTTGTTGATCATGCTCGCAACAGGACATCTCTCCCTCCTGTCTTTTATTATTTTTGGTTTGTTTTTTGGAGCACTCGATGCATTCGTATGGCCAGCAAACGGATCTCTTCTACCTAATGTTGTCGACCAATCTCAATTAACACGTGCAAATTCAGTCATTCAGACCACCCAACAAAGCTCACTCATACTTGGACCAATGATAGGAGGCCTTCTTGTTGCAAGTAGTGGGGGATATATGCTCTCGTTCGGTGTGCCCGCTGTTATGCTGTTACTCGCTGCAATTCTTGCTTATTTGCTAAATGTCCCTGCTACCATAAGTTCAAGCACAGCAAAACCTGGCATGTGGCAATCTATAAAAGAAGGGATTGATGTAGTAAGACAATCTGCTTTTTTAAAGGCGCTCTTTCTTAGTACGATATTTCTTAATGTTTTCGTGATCGGGCCGTTGATGATGGGCTTGCCGATCTTCGTAAAAAAGGTGCTCGATGGAAGCGCACTTGACTTTAGCTTTATTGAAGGTGCTATGGCTCTAGGCATGCTCATTAGCTCCGTTATCATAGGTATATTAAACATTAAGAAAAGACGCGGTCTGATGGTAACAGTCTCTTTATTCGCCATGAATATATTCTTTTTCTTATTCAGTCAAAGTTCCTCCCTATATGCATGTATGTTGACTATTTTCTTGATTGGAATTACATTCCCCGCAACCAATATTCCACTCATTTCAGCGGTTCAGTCTTCCGTTGATAAGAACATGCTAGGAAGATTGATGGGTTTGCTTACTATGGCAAGTATGGGGCTCGCTCCTTTATCACTGGCAGCAACATCCATTCTCATCTCTTATGGCTTTTCTATTGAAAACATTATGTCTGGAGGGGCACTCTCTTTAATTGTTGTAAACCTTTTAATCATGTGGAAACTTCCTGCTTTAAGAAAAATGGAATAG
- a CDS encoding ArsR/SmtB family transcription factor codes for MKEIYQIREVEQLKVISDPLRIKILWEILDDAKTGKILSDILEVPAPKIHYHLKELERVGLINVERTEEKNGIIQKFYRPVAHSFSIAEILPDQRHAVRDELSDALKENILVSLEKTKSMVRKLDPEVLAYSDSPLKFGYRHVKLSSDQVKLLHNKAKEISDLISEFKMNESDDGEIYHYFMLSFPLKETPYPEEELE; via the coding sequence ATGAAGGAAATTTATCAGATACGTGAAGTTGAGCAGTTAAAGGTTATCTCTGACCCACTCCGGATCAAAATTCTATGGGAGATCTTAGATGATGCTAAGACTGGAAAGATATTATCAGACATTTTAGAAGTTCCCGCACCGAAGATTCATTACCATCTAAAAGAACTTGAACGTGTAGGTTTGATTAACGTTGAGAGAACCGAAGAAAAGAATGGCATTATACAAAAGTTCTACAGACCTGTTGCTCATTCATTTTCGATTGCCGAAATATTGCCTGATCAACGGCATGCCGTGAGAGATGAACTCTCAGATGCGCTAAAAGAAAATATATTAGTTTCACTCGAAAAAACAAAGTCTATGGTTCGTAAATTAGACCCTGAAGTACTAGCTTATTCAGATTCTCCTCTTAAATTTGGTTATAGACATGTAAAGCTTTCTTCGGATCAGGTCAAACTGCTTCATAACAAAGCAAAAGAAATATCAGACTTAATCTCAGAATTTAAAATGAATGAGAGTGACGATGGTGAGATCTATCACTACTTTATGCTCTCATTTCCATTGAAAGAGACACCTTATCCGGAAGAGGAGCTAGAATAA
- a CDS encoding MarR family winged helix-turn-helix transcriptional regulator, producing the protein MGNKDLKSYVERLEKVHYIVSKRLHPEIAIEKELTKTQFVLLKTLCIRNKWTVSKLADYMGVKPSAITVGADRLYKRGFVSRYRSDLDRRIVYLEITDEGHEILREAENERVNSISSYLNHLSTEELGIFIDIYEKLASGNHSNSDEIVLTSQTS; encoded by the coding sequence ATGGGGAATAAGGATTTGAAGTCCTATGTGGAGAGATTGGAGAAAGTGCATTACATTGTGTCAAAGCGTTTACACCCGGAAATTGCTATTGAAAAGGAGTTAACGAAAACACAGTTTGTACTTTTGAAGACGTTGTGTATTAGAAATAAATGGACCGTTTCAAAATTAGCTGACTATATGGGTGTAAAACCAAGTGCGATAACTGTTGGTGCGGATCGTTTGTACAAGCGTGGATTTGTAAGTCGTTATCGTAGTGATCTAGATCGTCGAATTGTTTATTTAGAGATTACTGACGAAGGACACGAAATTTTACGAGAGGCTGAAAATGAGAGAGTAAATTCAATTAGTAGTTATCTAAATCATTTATCTACTGAGGAATTAGGTATTTTTATTGATATTTATGAAAAGCTTGCTAGCGGAAATCATTCAAACTCAGACGAGATCGTCCTTACATCACAAACCAGTTGA
- the spoIIP gene encoding stage II sporulation protein P, with protein MFTPQLNIKRLPLLLAGAMLFIVVATSFITSFEHKYRLSSSTMHKWLTEFSGEALVYFIGWENRYFTQELPKESEPPALSSVLFELTTSIKPGDIRSLLGNELPGFALYDSTIIVAGEGTDYTNLAYESPPPMELLLSGEEAEVQDIERLEDPDPSDSEKPPGQTTSGKKIAYIYHSHSWESFLPHLKGVTNPDHAIHSKVNITMVGKKLGEELEARGIGTTVDMTNMTELLRKNNTDYRKSYPMSRTLVQSAMSSNQDIDLIFDLHRDSMRGKSTTTEINGKSYARTLFVIGKANPNFENNQKAAQEINAILDKKYPGLSRGVIGKNKTQGNGVYNQDLSDHALLIEFGGVDNNMDELYRSAEAVAEAVAEYYWKENGAKKE; from the coding sequence ATGTTCACCCCGCAATTGAATATAAAGCGTTTACCTTTATTACTTGCCGGAGCCATGCTATTTATCGTCGTTGCCACTAGTTTTATCACATCCTTTGAGCACAAATATCGATTGAGTTCATCAACCATGCATAAGTGGTTAACGGAATTTTCTGGTGAAGCACTTGTTTATTTTATAGGGTGGGAAAATCGATATTTTACGCAAGAGCTTCCAAAAGAGAGTGAACCGCCGGCTTTATCGAGTGTCTTGTTTGAACTAACTACAAGCATTAAGCCAGGAGATATTCGAAGTCTGTTGGGAAACGAACTTCCTGGATTTGCGCTCTATGATTCAACGATCATTGTTGCTGGGGAAGGAACGGATTACACAAACCTAGCGTACGAGTCGCCGCCGCCTATGGAGCTCCTTCTAAGTGGTGAAGAAGCAGAAGTTCAAGATATCGAGCGATTGGAAGATCCAGATCCTTCTGATTCAGAAAAACCACCAGGTCAAACAACAAGCGGAAAGAAGATCGCTTATATCTATCATTCGCACAGTTGGGAATCATTCTTGCCACATTTAAAAGGTGTAACAAACCCTGACCATGCCATCCATTCTAAAGTAAACATCACGATGGTAGGGAAAAAGCTAGGAGAGGAATTAGAGGCGAGAGGAATTGGTACAACCGTTGACATGACTAACATGACGGAGCTTTTAAGAAAGAATAACACGGATTACCGTAAGAGTTACCCAATGTCACGTACACTCGTCCAAAGTGCGATGTCGAGCAACCAAGATATTGACTTGATTTTTGACCTGCATCGAGACTCGATGAGAGGTAAGTCTACAACTACAGAAATTAATGGGAAGTCTTACGCACGTACTTTGTTCGTTATCGGTAAAGCGAACCCTAATTTTGAAAACAACCAAAAAGCAGCGCAAGAGATCAATGCGATCTTAGATAAAAAATACCCTGGCTTAAGCCGTGGAGTTATCGGAAAAAACAAAACACAGGGAAATGGTGTTTATAATCAAGACCTTTCTGACCACGCTCTCCTAATCGAGTTTGGCGGTGTAGATAACAACATGGATGAGCTGTACAGAAGTGCAGAAGCAGTGGCTGAAGCAGTTGCAGAGTACTATTGGAAAGAAAATGGAGCGAAAAAAGAATAA